In the genome of Populus alba chromosome 11, ASM523922v2, whole genome shotgun sequence, one region contains:
- the LOC118046058 gene encoding probable xyloglucan endotransglucosylase/hydrolase protein 8 isoform X1, with protein MERRVSTMVALLYAAAFMAASCVSSEAAQPKTSFEDNFSIMWSEDHFKTSEDGQIWYLSLDKETGCGFQTKHKYRFGWFSMKLKLVGGDSAGVVTAYYMCTENGAGPTRDELDFEFLGNRTGEPYLIQTNIYKNGTGNREMRHMLWFDPTEEFHTYSILWNNLQIVFFVDKVAIRVHKNNGEPNSFFPDEKPMYLFSSIWNADDWATRGGLEKTDWKKAPFVSSYKNFTVEACQWEDPYPACVSTTTKYWWDQYDAWHLSDEQKMDYAWVQRNLVIYDYCKDTERFPALPVECKLSPWD; from the exons ATGGAGAGAAGGGTTTCTACAATGGTTGCTCTTCTCTACGCTGCAGCTTTCATGGCTGCTTCCTGTGTATCCTCTGAAGCAGCTCAACCAAAAACATCTTTTGAGGATAACTTTAGCATAATGTGGTCTGAGGATCATTTCAAAACATCCGAAGATGGGCAGATCTGGTATCTCTCATTGGACAAAGAAACAGGT TGTGGATTTCAAACCAAGCATAAATATCGATTTGGGTGGTTTAGCATGAAGCTGAAATTGGTTGGAGGTGACTCTGCAGGTGTTGTGACAGCTTATTAT ATGTGTACAGAGAATGGGGCAGGGCCAACAAGAGATGAGCTGGACTTTGAGTTCTTGGGGAATAGAACTGGAGAACCCTATTTGAttcaaacaaatatatacaagaatGGTACTGGTAACCGTGAAATGAGGCACATGCTTTGGTTCGACCCTACCGAGGAGTTCCACACCTATTCCATTCTCTGGAACAATCTCCAGATAGT GTTTTTTGTTGATAAAGTAGCAATAAGGGTGCACAAGAACAATGGAGAACCAAACAGTTTCTTCCCCGATGAGAAGCCCATGTACCTGTTTTCAAGTATCTGGAACGCAGATGATTGGGCTACTAGAGGAGGGCTAGAGAAGACAGACTGGAAAAAGGCCCCATTTGTGTCTTCTTACAAGAACTTCACTGTTGAAGCTTGTCAATGGGAAGATCCATACCCTGCCTGTGTATCAACAACGACTAAATACTGGTGGGATCAATACGACGCTTGGCATCTCTCAGATGAACAGAAAATGGACTATGCCTGGGTCCAAAGAAACCTTGTGATCTATGATTATTGCAAAGACACTGAAAGATTCCCAGCGCTGCCAGTGGAGTGCAAATTGAGCCCATGGGATTGA
- the LOC118046058 gene encoding probable xyloglucan endotransglucosylase/hydrolase protein 8 isoform X2 has protein sequence MGRSGISHWTKKQHKYRFGWFSMKLKLVGGDSAGVVTAYYMCTENGAGPTRDELDFEFLGNRTGEPYLIQTNIYKNGTGNREMRHMLWFDPTEEFHTYSILWNNLQIVFFVDKVAIRVHKNNGEPNSFFPDEKPMYLFSSIWNADDWATRGGLEKTDWKKAPFVSSYKNFTVEACQWEDPYPACVSTTTKYWWDQYDAWHLSDEQKMDYAWVQRNLVIYDYCKDTERFPALPVECKLSPWD, from the exons ATGGGCAGATCTGGTATCTCTCATTGGACAAAGAAACAG CATAAATATCGATTTGGGTGGTTTAGCATGAAGCTGAAATTGGTTGGAGGTGACTCTGCAGGTGTTGTGACAGCTTATTAT ATGTGTACAGAGAATGGGGCAGGGCCAACAAGAGATGAGCTGGACTTTGAGTTCTTGGGGAATAGAACTGGAGAACCCTATTTGAttcaaacaaatatatacaagaatGGTACTGGTAACCGTGAAATGAGGCACATGCTTTGGTTCGACCCTACCGAGGAGTTCCACACCTATTCCATTCTCTGGAACAATCTCCAGATAGT GTTTTTTGTTGATAAAGTAGCAATAAGGGTGCACAAGAACAATGGAGAACCAAACAGTTTCTTCCCCGATGAGAAGCCCATGTACCTGTTTTCAAGTATCTGGAACGCAGATGATTGGGCTACTAGAGGAGGGCTAGAGAAGACAGACTGGAAAAAGGCCCCATTTGTGTCTTCTTACAAGAACTTCACTGTTGAAGCTTGTCAATGGGAAGATCCATACCCTGCCTGTGTATCAACAACGACTAAATACTGGTGGGATCAATACGACGCTTGGCATCTCTCAGATGAACAGAAAATGGACTATGCCTGGGTCCAAAGAAACCTTGTGATCTATGATTATTGCAAAGACACTGAAAGATTCCCAGCGCTGCCAGTGGAGTGCAAATTGAGCCCATGGGATTGA